The Bacteroides sp. AN502(2024) DNA segment GCGCCATGGCGGCATTGTTCAGGCGTGGTGCATCTTCTTTGGAGAAGCTCAACGCGATATGCCCGACAGCCTTTGTCACCCTCGGATTCATCTGTGCCTGTCCGATGAATCCCTGCGCTATCGTGTCGTTATTTTCTAAAAACAAGCCGTCCGCACCTATGATTTTAGTGCCTTTTTCATCGTTCAGGATGTAGTAAACCACGCCCCTGAAGTCCGAGCCTTTCATGATTTTGGCTATCATAGGCGTATCAGGTTTACAAGGTTGTCCATCTCTATCATCAGCGTGCGGCAGGGCATGAACACGGAGGCATACCCTTCCGCATTCGCCTTCCGTGCAAGCTGGTTCAGATTGTTCGCCATGCCGCACAGTTTGCGGATAAGGTCGCCATGCTCCTTTGTCAGCCGTTCCTTCACGCCTCCCTCCGTGATACATCCACGGATGAACTCGCTGGCTGAAACTCCTGCCGACTTCGCCTTGGACTTCAACAGGTAGTAGTCCTCCGTTGCCATCTTCACGGTGATGCGGTACTTCAATTTCTCGGCAGCACCCTTGACGGGACGGCCGCCTTTTCCTGCCCGTTCCCGTCCGTTATTCTTTATTTTTTCGCTTTGCATGATTCTCATTTTTTGTTTTGTCTAATGGTTACAATGATTACACAGGATATAGACCAACGGGATGTGCCTTCCCTGCGAGGTTTGGAGCGGGGCAAGTGGTTTCGGTCTGCCCGAAACATAAACTTGCCTCCTCCAAACTTCGTTACAGATGATTTAGAGCAACTCTGAAAGATACCCCAAAGACACCCAGTTGATATTGCCTTAATTCCTACAATTTACGCCATTGGTCAATATCGTTCCCGTAAGCGGCAAGGTGCTGCCGGGCGAGGTTCTCGACCAGTCCCGACACGCTCATGCCCCTGCCTCCAAGACAGCGGACAATCCTGTCCAATTCGTCACGCACCTCACGGCTGACGAACACGGGCTTGCGGTCGGCAATCTTGGGGACTTGCAGGTAGGTGGTGCGGTACTCCTCCAACGACAGCCTGCGCTGCTTGCTGCTGATGCGTCTGACTATCGTCCGTTCCGCAGGAGCATCCGTTTTGGTAACAGCTGCCTCCACTTCTTCGTCGGCATCATCGGAATCAGTTTTCCATACCTCCGGCTTGTCCTGTCGGATTGCTTTGGATACCGCCTCCTGTATAGAGGATGTGTCTGGCTCATCCATCGGCGGGAAGAGGGCTGTCTCTTCCTCCCCGGTAGCTTCTTGTCCCGAAACGGAAGTATCTGCCTTCGGCTCACGTCTGTTCATGGAAGGCAGGTAGTCTTCCAACTTGAAGTTCTTGAACTCTTCATCGTTCTCGATGTTTTTGAATTTTTTTCTCATTGTTTTTTTCTTGTTAAAGTGAATACTCGTTGGTCTTTATGCGCATAGTTGACCGTTTGTCGGGAGCAAAATAACTGCCTATAATTCAGTCCGTCAAGCACTTGGATTCTGTTCGGCAATTTTGTATGGTTTTGCGATATGACGGTAGAAATATCGGTGCAGACTTCACCAATTTGCCGGATGTGAATAGCCTGAAGGGCAACGGCGCGATTGCAGCCGAGTTTGGATTAAGCCCTTATTCCCGCTCTTGCTACCTTCCTAATTTTCGGAGTTAAGATGATAAACGCTACCTCCAACCGATGCCAACCTCTACCACCCTGTGCCACATGCTGCCGGTAATAGTAAAGTCCATTGTTAGGTGACGGATTCTGTTTTTCTTTGCGGCAAAAGAAATAATGACAGCTAAAAAAGGTGGTGAAGGAATCATGGCACATTGGCTTGCCCACAGGTAACCGGCAAGCAACAATCCGGACAGCCACTACCATATCGGTGCCAAATGCTGCCAGTTCCAGAGAAGCCATTGTTTTATAGAATTTAGCCCTTTTTTTTGCAGCAAAAAGAGAAATAACAACAAAAAATTAATGTATATGGAAATCGTATCTATCGAAAAAAGAACCTTTGAGGCGATGGTCGCCAAGTTCGACCGCTTCGTCCACCGCATGGATGCCATCTGCCATCGGCATGGAGAAAAGAAAATGAACGAGTGGATGGACAATCAGGACGTGTGCCAAATGCTCAACATCAGCCCGC contains these protein-coding regions:
- the mobC gene encoding plasmid mobilization relaxosome protein MobC; the protein is MQSEKIKNNGRERAGKGGRPVKGAAEKLKYRITVKMATEDYYLLKSKAKSAGVSASEFIRGCITEGGVKERLTKEHGDLIRKLCGMANNLNQLARKANAEGYASVFMPCRTLMIEMDNLVNLIRL
- a CDS encoding DUF3408 domain-containing protein gives rise to the protein MRKKFKNIENDEEFKNFKLEDYLPSMNRREPKADTSVSGQEATGEEETALFPPMDEPDTSSIQEAVSKAIRQDKPEVWKTDSDDADEEVEAAVTKTDAPAERTIVRRISSKQRRLSLEEYRTTYLQVPKIADRKPVFVSREVRDELDRIVRCLGGRGMSVSGLVENLARQHLAAYGNDIDQWRKL
- a CDS encoding helix-turn-helix domain-containing protein; the protein is MEIVSIEKRTFEAMVAKFDRFVHRMDAICHRHGEKKMNEWMDNQDVCQMLNISPRTLQTLRDNGTLAYSQINHKTYYRPEDVQRIVAVVEDRRKEAKFKGRTI